A single Comamonas sp. NLF-1-9 DNA region contains:
- a CDS encoding branched-chain amino acid ABC transporter permease: MEILLQQIINGLVLGSMYALIALGYTMVYGIIQLINFAHGEVLMFGALISWTCVGYMQEHMTYLPGWAMLLISMLIACVLAAVLNFCVEKVAYKRLRNSPRLAPLITAIGMSLFLQTVAMMIWKPTYKPYPALLPVEPYFIGGAVITPTQILILSITVVSLALMVYVVGYTKLGRAMRATAESPSVASLMGVKPDMVISATFVIGAILAAIAGVMWAANYGTAFHTMGFLPGLKAFTAAVFGGIGNLAGAVIGGVLLGLIEAIGSGYIGDLTGGVLGSQYTDIFAFIVLIIILTLRPSGLLGERVADRA, from the coding sequence ATGGAAATCCTGCTGCAGCAGATCATCAATGGTCTGGTTCTGGGCAGCATGTACGCCCTCATCGCGCTGGGCTACACCATGGTCTACGGCATCATCCAGCTCATCAACTTCGCCCATGGCGAGGTGCTGATGTTCGGGGCGTTGATCAGCTGGACCTGCGTGGGCTACATGCAGGAGCACATGACTTACCTGCCCGGCTGGGCCATGTTGCTGATTTCGATGCTGATTGCCTGCGTGCTGGCGGCGGTGCTCAACTTCTGCGTGGAAAAGGTCGCCTACAAGCGCCTGCGCAACAGTCCGCGTCTGGCGCCCCTGATCACCGCCATCGGCATGTCGCTGTTCCTGCAGACGGTGGCGATGATGATCTGGAAGCCGACCTACAAGCCCTATCCGGCGCTGCTGCCGGTGGAGCCCTACTTCATCGGCGGCGCGGTGATCACGCCGACGCAGATCCTCATCCTCTCGATCACCGTCGTGTCGCTGGCGCTGATGGTCTACGTCGTCGGCTATACCAAGCTCGGGCGTGCGATGCGCGCCACCGCGGAGAGCCCGAGCGTGGCATCGCTCATGGGCGTCAAGCCGGACATGGTGATCTCGGCCACCTTCGTGATCGGCGCCATCCTGGCCGCCATCGCGGGTGTGATGTGGGCGGCCAACTACGGCACCGCCTTTCACACCATGGGCTTCCTGCCCGGCCTCAAGGCCTTCACGGCGGCGGTGTTCGGCGGCATCGGCAACCTGGCCGGGGCCGTCATCGGCGGCGTGCTGCTGGGGCTGATCGAGGCCATAGGCTCGGGCTACATCGGCGACCTGACGGGCGGCGTGCTGGGCAGCCAGTACACCGACATCTTTGCCTTCATCGTGCTCATCATCATCCTGACGCTGCGCCCCTCGGGCCTGCTGGGTGAGCGTGTCGCGGACCGCGCCTGA